One window from the genome of Betaproteobacteria bacterium encodes:
- a CDS encoding cobalamin-binding protein, with translation MITSGRLIVAAALAAAAFCARAQIVLTDDLGRRVALSQPARRVATLAPSLTEAAFAVGSGSRVVGVSAWSDHPPAAAGLPVVSTAFAIDMEALAKLSPDLVIAWKDSFRAADIPRLEALGASVFVVQSRTLTDIPRLLSVTAALAGGDAAPATRLYESRLAALRARYAGKPRVRVFLEISYRPLMTVAGRHFMGDALEACGATNVFADLAEAAPQVSWEELFARNPEAIVGTGPERGENAFRADWAERSGLEAVRRGKLAYVASRALGRPSPRVVEGIEALCIAVDKLR, from the coding sequence GTGATCACTTCCGGACGCCTGATCGTCGCGGCGGCGCTGGCAGCGGCCGCGTTCTGCGCGCGCGCGCAGATCGTTCTCACCGACGACCTGGGGCGACGCGTGGCGCTCTCCCAGCCGGCGCGTCGCGTCGCGACACTGGCCCCTTCGCTCACCGAAGCCGCCTTCGCCGTGGGCAGCGGCTCGCGCGTGGTGGGCGTGAGCGCATGGAGCGACCATCCGCCCGCCGCCGCGGGCCTGCCCGTCGTATCCACCGCATTCGCCATCGACATGGAGGCGCTGGCGAAGCTTTCGCCGGACCTCGTCATCGCGTGGAAGGACAGCTTTCGCGCTGCGGACATCCCGAGGCTCGAGGCGCTGGGCGCAAGCGTGTTCGTGGTGCAATCGCGCACGCTGACCGACATCCCGCGGCTGCTCTCGGTGACGGCCGCGCTCGCCGGCGGCGATGCCGCTCCGGCCACGCGCCTGTACGAGTCGCGCCTTGCCGCCCTTCGTGCGCGGTATGCCGGCAAGCCGCGCGTGCGCGTGTTCCTCGAGATCTCGTATCGCCCGCTCATGACCGTCGCCGGCAGGCACTTCATGGGCGATGCGCTGGAGGCATGCGGCGCGACGAACGTGTTCGCGGATCTGGCCGAGGCGGCGCCGCAGGTATCGTGGGAAGAACTCTTCGCGCGCAATCCCGAGGCCATCGTGGGCACGGGGCCGGAACGCGGCGAGAACGCGTTCCGGGCCGATTGGGCGGAACGTTCCGGCCTCGAAGCGGTGCGGCGCGGCAAGCTCGCGTACGTGGCCTCGCGGGCGCTGGGGCGGCCTTCGCCGCGGGTGGTCGAGGGCATCGAGGCGCTGTGCATCGCGGTGGACAAGTTGCGCTAG
- a CDS encoding 3-deoxy-7-phosphoheptulonate synthase, which translates to MSKTDEFRILGRRPGNDESICFEYMGVTFDQDCFHVVAGLNAVDTREYVEQAFDALKKAGQACARMGAYKPRTSPYSFQGYGRQCLPYVFELAGKYGIRVISMEVTHQEHVDEIRQALHVTGEPTGVMLQIGTRNTQNFELLKTVGSQRDFPILLKRGFGITLHESLLAAEYVASEGNRDIVFCLRGMKTNFGDPHRNLVDFGHVPVVKRLTRMPVCVDPSHSVGIRDASPDGIPDVFHVAAQGVVAGANLVLADMHPDPDRALVDAAQAITLAQLPWFLEDMAIAREAYLVRREVAARHAEA; encoded by the coding sequence ATGTCCAAAACCGACGAATTCCGGATCCTCGGCCGCCGCCCCGGCAACGACGAATCCATCTGCTTCGAATACATGGGCGTCACCTTCGACCAGGATTGCTTTCACGTCGTCGCGGGCCTGAACGCCGTCGATACGCGCGAGTACGTCGAGCAGGCGTTCGACGCGCTCAAGAAAGCCGGTCAGGCCTGTGCGCGCATGGGCGCCTACAAGCCGCGCACCAGCCCGTACTCGTTCCAGGGCTACGGCCGGCAGTGCCTGCCCTACGTCTTCGAGCTGGCCGGCAAGTACGGCATCCGCGTGATCTCGATGGAAGTCACGCACCAGGAGCACGTGGACGAGATCCGCCAGGCGCTGCACGTGACCGGCGAGCCCACCGGCGTGATGCTTCAGATCGGCACGCGCAACACGCAGAACTTCGAACTCCTGAAGACGGTGGGCAGCCAGCGCGATTTTCCCATCCTCCTGAAGCGAGGCTTCGGCATCACGCTGCACGAGTCGCTGCTGGCCGCCGAGTACGTGGCGAGCGAGGGCAACCGCGACATCGTCTTCTGCCTGCGCGGCATGAAGACCAATTTCGGCGACCCGCATCGCAACCTCGTGGACTTCGGCCACGTGCCGGTCGTGAAGCGCCTCACGCGCATGCCCGTGTGTGTCGATCCGTCCCATTCGGTGGGCATCCGGGACGCTTCCCCCGACGGCATTCCCGACGTCTTCCACGTGGCCGCCCAGGGCGTGGTCGCAGGGGCGAACCTCGTCCTTGCCGACATGCACCCGGACCCGGACCGAGCGCTCGTCGACGCGGCGCAGGCGATCACGCTCGCGCAGTTGCCGTGGTTCCTCGAGGACATGGCCATCGCCCGCGAGGCCTACCTGGTGCGCCGCGAGGTGGCCGCGCGCCACGCCGAGGCGTGA
- a CDS encoding 3-deoxy-7-phosphoheptulonate synthase, protein MGRTDDLRIRAVRALIAPQLLLEELPIDAASLASVGGARQAIHRILHGADDRLVAVVGPCSIHEEGAAFEYARRLRAEAARLAPELLVVMRVYFEKPRTTVGWKGFINDPHLDGSFAMNEGLRLARKLLLGINRLGLPCGTEFLDLLSPQYISDLIAWGAIGARTTESQSHRQLASGLSCPVGFKNGTDGSVKVAVDALRAAAAPHAFMGMTKTGQAAIFETIGNEDCHVILRGGKTPNYDAASIEGASRDLAEAGQAPRLMVDCSHANASRQYERQMDAGADIARQLAAGDDRIMGAMVESNLKPGRQDLVPGQPLVHGISITDACIGWEDTVKLLDTLADGVRKRRLAKGE, encoded by the coding sequence ATCGGCCGGACCGATGACCTGAGAATCCGCGCGGTGCGCGCGCTGATCGCGCCCCAGCTGCTGCTGGAGGAGTTGCCGATCGATGCCGCTTCGCTCGCCTCCGTGGGCGGGGCGCGCCAGGCGATCCACCGGATCCTGCACGGGGCGGACGACCGTCTGGTGGCGGTGGTGGGGCCGTGCTCGATCCACGAGGAGGGCGCGGCCTTCGAGTACGCGCGCCGCCTGCGCGCCGAGGCCGCGCGGCTGGCGCCGGAGCTGCTCGTGGTGATGCGCGTCTATTTCGAGAAGCCGCGCACCACCGTAGGCTGGAAGGGCTTCATCAACGACCCGCACCTCGACGGCAGCTTCGCGATGAACGAGGGCCTGAGGCTAGCCCGCAAGCTCCTCCTGGGGATCAACCGCCTGGGGTTGCCGTGCGGCACGGAGTTCCTCGACCTCCTTTCGCCGCAGTACATTTCGGACCTCATCGCCTGGGGCGCCATCGGGGCGCGCACGACGGAATCGCAGTCGCACCGGCAGCTTGCCTCGGGGCTTTCGTGCCCGGTGGGCTTCAAGAACGGCACCGACGGCAGCGTCAAGGTGGCGGTGGATGCCCTGCGCGCCGCCGCCGCGCCGCACGCCTTCATGGGCATGACCAAGACGGGGCAGGCTGCCATCTTCGAGACCATCGGCAACGAGGACTGCCACGTGATCCTGCGCGGCGGGAAGACACCCAACTACGACGCGGCCAGCATCGAGGGCGCCTCGCGGGACCTGGCCGAGGCCGGGCAGGCGCCGCGCCTCATGGTCGATTGCTCCCATGCCAACGCCTCTCGCCAGTACGAACGGCAGATGGATGCGGGCGCCGACATCGCCCGCCAGCTCGCCGCCGGCGACGACCGCATCATGGGCGCCATGGTGGAGAGCAACCTCAAGCCCGGCCGCCAGGACCTCGTCCCCGGCCAGCCGCTCGTCCATGGCATCTCCATCACCGATGCGTGCATCGGGTGGGAGGACACCGTGAAGCTCCTCGATACGCTTGCGGACGGAGTGCGCAAGCGGCGGTTGGCGAAGGGGGAGTAA
- the aroG gene encoding 3-deoxy-7-phosphoheptulonate synthase AroG: MTHYRTDDIRIEQGDELLAPMQVMLELPATDETERVTFEARKGIHDILRGADDRLLVVVGPCSIHDLDAAREYATRLKAERERLAPDLLIVMRVYFEKPRTTVGWKGLINDPHLNDTFDMNEGLRLARSLLLDITRLGVPCGTEFLDLITPQYIADLISWGAIGARTTESQSHRQLASGLSCPVGFKNGTDGNIRIAVDAIKAANAHHHFISVTKSGHVAMFKTAGNEDCHVILRGGRATNYDAASVEAACTDLAAAGLAPHVMVDFSHANSSKQFRKQIDVSIDVAGQIGRGESRIVGVMVESHLNPGRQDLVPGKPLEYGISITDACLGWDDSVKVLDTLAAAVRQRRMPVEEPEE; encoded by the coding sequence ATGACCCATTACAGAACCGACGACATACGAATCGAGCAGGGCGACGAACTCCTCGCGCCGATGCAGGTGATGCTCGAGCTGCCCGCCACCGATGAGACCGAGCGTGTCACTTTCGAGGCCCGCAAGGGCATCCACGACATCCTGCGCGGCGCCGACGACCGCCTCCTGGTGGTGGTGGGCCCGTGCTCGATCCACGACCTCGATGCCGCGCGCGAGTACGCCACGCGCCTGAAGGCCGAGCGCGAGCGCCTGGCGCCCGACCTCCTGATCGTGATGCGCGTGTACTTCGAGAAGCCGCGCACCACGGTCGGCTGGAAGGGCCTCATCAACGACCCGCACCTGAACGACACCTTCGACATGAACGAGGGCCTGCGGCTCGCCAGGAGTCTGCTTCTCGACATCACCCGCCTGGGAGTGCCCTGCGGCACCGAGTTCCTGGACCTCATCACGCCGCAGTACATCGCCGACCTCATTTCCTGGGGCGCCATCGGGGCGCGCACGACCGAGTCGCAGTCGCACCGCCAGCTCGCCTCCGGCCTTTCCTGCCCGGTAGGTTTCAAGAACGGCACGGACGGCAACATCCGCATCGCCGTCGATGCCATCAAGGCCGCCAACGCGCACCACCACTTCATTTCCGTCACCAAGAGCGGGCACGTGGCCATGTTCAAGACCGCCGGCAACGAGGATTGCCACGTGATCCTGCGCGGCGGGCGGGCCACCAACTACGACGCGGCGAGCGTCGAGGCGGCGTGCACCGACCTCGCTGCCGCCGGCCTCGCCCCGCACGTGATGGTCGATTTCTCTCACGCCAATTCGTCCAAGCAGTTCCGCAAGCAGATTGACGTGTCCATCGACGTGGCCGGACAGATCGGCCGCGGAGAGTCGCGAATCGTGGGCGTGATGGTGGAAAGCCACCTGAACCCGGGCAGGCAGGACCTCGTTCCCGGCAAGCCGCTCGAGTACGGCATTTCCATCACCGACGCCTGCCTGGGCTGGGACGATTCAGTGAAGGTGCTGGACACGCTCGCGGCCGCGGTGCGGCAGCGGCGGATGCCTGTCGAAGAGCCGGAGGAGTGA
- the msrB gene encoding peptide-methionine (R)-S-oxide reductase MsrB, translated as MKRRQFVATLAGLFALHRTALAGAGDAVKIEKIALKPEEWKKRLTPEQYSVLREEGTERAGTSPLDREKRKGTFTCAGCDLPLFTSEMKFDSGTGWPSFFSFIPGSLGTRTDFKLIYPRTEYHCIRCGGHQGHVFDDGPKPTGKRYCNNGVALKFLPA; from the coding sequence ATGAAACGCCGCCAGTTCGTCGCCACCCTCGCCGGCCTCTTCGCCCTGCATCGCACGGCGCTCGCAGGCGCCGGGGACGCCGTGAAGATCGAGAAAATCGCCCTCAAGCCCGAGGAATGGAAGAAGCGCCTCACGCCGGAGCAGTACAGCGTGCTGCGGGAGGAGGGCACGGAGCGCGCCGGCACCAGCCCGCTCGACCGCGAGAAGCGCAAGGGCACCTTCACCTGTGCCGGCTGTGACCTGCCGCTCTTCACTTCCGAGATGAAGTTCGACAGTGGCACCGGCTGGCCCAGCTTCTTCAGCTTCATCCCGGGAAGTCTGGGCACCCGGACCGACTTCAAGCTCATCTACCCGCGCACCGAATACCACTGCATCCGCTGCGGCGGGCACCAGGGCCACGTTTTCGACGACGGCCCCAAGCCCACCGGCAAGCGCTACTGCAACAACGGCGTCGCGCTCAAGTTCCTCCCGGCCTGA
- the tldD gene encoding metalloprotease TldD: MTKNEPTALDLARAALLTPFGIDEPALERVFSLVRAHRADDADLYFQLSRSESWMLEEGQVKSGSFSIDQGVGVRVVSGEKTAFAYADDISPESLEAAAKVTRAIAAQGGDATAATPRARAAVPLYAPIDPVSALDDAEKVLLLGRLEKRARAADPRVAQVMGRLSGEYEVVFVARADGARAADVRPLVNLSLTVIVEQDGRREQGYCGGGGRFGYGHFTDELLDSMAVHAVKQALLNLEARPAPAGPMTVVLGPGWPGILLHEAIGHGLEGDFNRKGTSAFSGRIGEQVGAKGVTVVDDGTIADRRGSLSIDDEGEPTARNVLIEDGILRSYLQDRLNARLMGVPVTGNGRRESYAHMPMPRMTNTYMLGSDKDPAEILASVERGLYAVNFGGGEVDITSGKFVFSAAEAWWVENGKLQYPVKGATLIGNGPDALTHIAMIGNDMALDPGVGTCGKEGQSVPVGVGQPTIRIEGLTVGGTG, from the coding sequence ATGACGAAAAACGAACCCACCGCCCTCGATCTCGCGAGGGCCGCGCTCCTCACCCCGTTCGGCATCGACGAGCCGGCCCTGGAGCGCGTCTTCTCCCTCGTGCGAGCGCACCGCGCCGACGACGCCGACCTCTACTTCCAGCTCTCGCGTTCGGAGAGCTGGATGCTGGAGGAAGGGCAGGTGAAGAGCGGCAGTTTCTCCATCGACCAGGGGGTGGGCGTGCGCGTCGTATCCGGGGAGAAGACCGCCTTCGCCTACGCCGACGATATTTCCCCCGAGTCCCTCGAGGCCGCGGCGAAGGTCACCCGCGCCATTGCCGCGCAGGGAGGGGATGCGACCGCCGCCACGCCCCGCGCTCGCGCCGCCGTTCCCCTCTACGCGCCCATCGACCCGGTCTCCGCCCTCGACGACGCCGAGAAGGTGCTGCTGCTGGGGCGGCTGGAGAAGCGCGCCCGCGCCGCCGACCCGCGCGTGGCGCAGGTGATGGGGCGCCTGTCGGGCGAGTACGAGGTGGTCTTCGTCGCGCGCGCCGACGGTGCGCGCGCCGCCGACGTGCGCCCGCTCGTGAACCTCTCCCTCACCGTGATCGTTGAGCAGGACGGCCGGCGAGAGCAGGGCTACTGCGGCGGTGGCGGGCGATTCGGCTACGGCCACTTCACCGACGAACTCCTGGACTCCATGGCCGTGCACGCCGTGAAGCAGGCGCTCCTGAACCTGGAGGCGCGTCCGGCCCCGGCGGGCCCGATGACCGTGGTGCTGGGCCCGGGCTGGCCGGGCATCCTGCTGCACGAGGCCATCGGCCACGGGCTCGAGGGCGACTTCAACCGCAAGGGCACGTCGGCTTTCAGCGGCCGGATCGGCGAGCAGGTGGGCGCCAAGGGGGTCACGGTCGTGGACGACGGCACCATCGCCGACCGTCGCGGGTCGCTCTCCATCGACGACGAGGGAGAACCCACGGCGCGCAACGTGCTCATCGAGGACGGGATCCTGCGCAGCTACCTGCAGGACCGGCTCAACGCGAGGCTGATGGGGGTTCCCGTGACAGGCAACGGACGGCGCGAGAGCTACGCGCACATGCCGATGCCGCGCATGACCAACACCTACATGCTGGGAAGCGACAAGGACCCGGCGGAAATCCTCGCCTCCGTCGAACGCGGGCTCTACGCCGTCAACTTCGGCGGCGGCGAAGTCGATATCACCAGCGGCAAGTTCGTGTTTTCCGCGGCCGAGGCGTGGTGGGTCGAGAACGGCAAGCTTCAGTATCCGGTGAAGGGCGCGACCCTCATCGGCAACGGCCCGGACGCGCTCACGCACATCGCGATGATCGGCAACGACATGGCGCTCGACCCGGGAGTGGGCACCTGCGGCAAGGAGGGCCAGAGCGTTCCGGTGGGCGTGGGGCAGCCGACGATCCGCATCGAGGGGCTCACGGTGGGCGGGACGGGTTGA
- a CDS encoding carbon-nitrogen hydrolase family protein codes for MIITKNSTTPEALRETLVTTQSMFRVAAVQMASGPNVQANLQEASRLIELAAATGARIIGLPEYFCVMGMQDTDKVKLREKDGQGPIQDFLSAEAKRHKVWIVGGSVPLESTKPDKVRNACLVYDGEGRRVARYDKIHLFGFDMGQEKYTEERTIEPGAAVVTVESPWGKLGISVCYDLRFPELYRAMGEVDFIFVPSAFTETTGKAHWDVLVRARAIENQCYVVAPAQGGYHVNGRETHGHTMIVDPWGVVLDRLPRGSGVVVAGVNPTYQAKIRRSLPALRHRTLGR; via the coding sequence ATGATCATCACGAAGAACTCGACCACCCCGGAAGCGCTGCGCGAGACGCTCGTCACGACGCAGAGCATGTTCCGCGTGGCGGCCGTGCAGATGGCCTCCGGCCCCAACGTGCAGGCGAACCTGCAGGAGGCCTCGCGCCTCATCGAGCTGGCCGCGGCCACGGGCGCGCGGATCATCGGCCTGCCCGAGTATTTCTGCGTGATGGGCATGCAGGACACGGACAAGGTGAAGCTGCGTGAAAAGGATGGTCAGGGCCCCATCCAGGATTTCCTTTCCGCCGAGGCGAAGCGCCACAAGGTGTGGATCGTGGGCGGCTCGGTGCCCCTGGAATCGACGAAGCCCGACAAGGTGCGCAACGCCTGCCTCGTCTATGACGGCGAGGGCAGGCGCGTGGCCCGCTACGACAAGATCCACCTCTTCGGCTTCGACATGGGGCAGGAAAAGTACACCGAGGAGCGCACCATCGAGCCCGGCGCCGCGGTCGTCACGGTGGAATCTCCCTGGGGCAAGCTCGGCATCTCCGTGTGCTACGACCTGCGCTTCCCCGAGCTCTATCGCGCCATGGGCGAGGTGGATTTCATCTTCGTCCCCTCAGCCTTCACCGAGACCACCGGCAAGGCGCACTGGGACGTGCTGGTCCGCGCCCGCGCCATCGAGAACCAGTGCTACGTGGTGGCGCCTGCCCAGGGCGGCTACCATGTGAACGGCCGCGAGACGCACGGCCACACGATGATCGTGGACCCGTGGGGCGTGGTGCTCGACCGCCTGCCGCGCGGCTCGGGGGTTGTCGTCGCCGGCGTGAACCCCACCTATCAGGCCAAGATCCGCAGGAGCCTGCCGGCCCTTCGCCATCGAACTCTTGGCCGCTAA
- a CDS encoding TIGR02099 family protein, with amino-acid sequence MILVVFLVVVLALRYLVFPHIDNYRDDIAQSVSRSSGMTVSIVNVDAGWQGLRPTLTLTGVRVADRRGKAAFELERAEITLSWWSLFAGELRFRDVEFYSPRLRLRRGTDGLIYLADKPLNAAASDEEGVLTAWLLGQPRLAIHDATLAWRDELAGAPEVELHQVEIAVRKEGRRHHAALNATPPAGIAQRLDLRADLLFAPKGEAWEVSGTVYGETARTDLAWLRKYLPVPETIRTAVGSVRAWVDFEPGGRISAVTADLDIRGVLAQLDADTLPLDLDALSGRVTYRLQEGGYAAGTQDLGFRTRDGLVVRAADFSIGIAREAGRPPRGEVRANGIDLKIAAALLDYLPMPRETKALAARYAPRGRLLDSSLVWTGETLAHADSFRIKSRFENLAVNAVDGYPGVTGLTGTLDGDERGGKLRLASKGATFEAAGTFRAPIALDTLEARASWTRGDKGLEVRIDEARLANADAEVTLAGTWHSLPDSPDKSPGLVDLAGRIERVSAPAVANYLPHAIAGTRDWLTGAVLAGEVSRGRFELKGDLWHFPFRDASGGRFLVEAAIEGGRLQYHPAWPAVDRIKGDIRFENAGMDIRAREAFIYASRARSVRAAIADFGANPPVLMIDGDLDTTGVDSVRFLRETPLADGPGAFTRTVSIEGPARLKLNLAWPLSGPERFRVAGEYAFAGATASVGRNLLLTGVRGSLSFTEKSVRAPELTGSMFGQPASLRLATQPDGSVLTQLDGRMGAAVLGTFIPDSFARRFAGAAEWKAKLVSGEDGSELRVESTLKGLAIGLPEPFAKLADEPRALAVSIRRLGTASEETVATLEGGIHARIGRSEVGGAGQWNAALKFGAPVTNEPVREGLWVYGSVNRFDLDAWREALAVPAAPDSPASAALELRGLDLQFGQLRYTGRDLAQMAVRLQREAGAWRGTLASPTIAGEVRFESQGKGRVQARLTRFFIGTGTSGSAGPEPAPAAVQDDLPALDIVAERFDFRGRQLGRLEMLAHPDGAEWRIDRLDIANEHSRFASSGVWRRTATGSLTQLDLKLESRNLHSLLEQFGYGQFVNRGEAKLEGLLVWPGYPYEFSPGVLSGRFKVEAAKGQFARIEPGAGKLLGLLSLQSIPRRITLDFGDIFSEGFAFDRIAGDVRVARGILLTKDFEIDGPSARVTMAGEASLPMETQHLTVKVVPEVGEGVAIAATFLGTPVLGLTTLILQKLLKNPLGYVVSYQYLVTGSWDNPTVTQLGAAPSPQAAPAPEAPK; translated from the coding sequence GTGATCCTCGTCGTGTTCCTGGTCGTCGTGCTCGCGCTGCGCTACCTCGTCTTTCCGCATATCGACAACTACCGCGACGACATCGCGCAATCAGTGTCGCGCTCCTCCGGCATGACGGTGAGCATCGTCAATGTCGATGCCGGCTGGCAGGGACTGCGGCCCACGCTCACCCTGACCGGGGTGCGCGTTGCGGACCGGCGGGGCAAGGCCGCCTTCGAACTGGAGCGGGCGGAGATCACCTTGTCGTGGTGGTCGCTCTTCGCGGGCGAACTGCGGTTCCGGGACGTTGAGTTCTACAGCCCGCGGCTTCGGCTGCGCCGCGGCACCGACGGCCTCATCTATCTCGCCGACAAGCCGCTCAACGCCGCGGCCTCCGACGAGGAAGGGGTGCTCACCGCCTGGCTGCTCGGGCAGCCTCGCCTGGCGATTCACGATGCGACGCTTGCCTGGCGGGACGAACTGGCCGGCGCCCCCGAGGTGGAGCTGCACCAGGTCGAGATTGCCGTGCGCAAGGAAGGGCGCCGGCACCATGCGGCCCTGAATGCAACGCCGCCGGCCGGCATTGCGCAAAGGCTCGACCTGAGGGCCGACCTGCTGTTCGCGCCCAAGGGCGAGGCGTGGGAGGTATCCGGGACGGTCTACGGCGAGACGGCACGCACGGACCTCGCCTGGCTGCGCAAGTACCTCCCGGTTCCCGAGACGATTCGCACCGCGGTGGGCAGCGTTCGCGCCTGGGTCGATTTCGAGCCCGGGGGGAGGATCAGCGCGGTGACCGCCGACCTGGACATTCGCGGGGTGCTGGCGCAGCTCGACGCCGATACGCTGCCCCTGGATCTCGATGCGTTGTCGGGACGCGTGACCTATCGCCTGCAGGAGGGCGGCTATGCGGCGGGCACGCAGGACCTCGGCTTTCGCACGCGCGACGGGCTCGTCGTGCGCGCGGCCGATTTTTCCATTGGGATCGCTCGCGAGGCAGGCCGGCCGCCGCGCGGCGAGGTTCGCGCCAACGGCATCGACCTGAAGATCGCCGCCGCGCTCCTCGACTATCTGCCGATGCCTCGCGAGACGAAGGCCCTGGCCGCCCGCTACGCGCCGCGCGGCCGGCTCCTCGATTCCTCGCTGGTGTGGACGGGCGAGACGCTCGCGCACGCGGATTCCTTCCGGATCAAGTCGCGTTTCGAGAACCTGGCGGTGAATGCGGTCGATGGATACCCCGGCGTCACGGGGCTCACCGGCACGCTCGACGGCGACGAGCGCGGCGGCAAGCTGCGGCTCGCCTCGAAAGGGGCCACTTTCGAAGCGGCGGGCACCTTCCGCGCACCGATTGCGCTCGACACGCTGGAGGCGCGCGCGTCGTGGACGCGCGGCGACAAGGGCCTCGAGGTGCGGATCGACGAGGCTCGCCTCGCCAATGCCGATGCGGAGGTGACGCTTGCCGGCACCTGGCATTCGTTGCCCGATTCCCCCGACAAGTCGCCTGGCCTGGTGGATCTCGCCGGACGCATCGAGCGGGTCAGCGCGCCGGCCGTCGCCAACTACCTTCCCCATGCCATCGCAGGAACGCGCGACTGGCTCACCGGCGCCGTCCTCGCGGGCGAGGTGAGCCGCGGTCGCTTCGAGCTGAAGGGCGACCTGTGGCACTTCCCCTTCCGCGACGCGAGCGGCGGGCGATTCCTCGTCGAGGCGGCGATCGAGGGCGGTCGCCTTCAATACCATCCGGCGTGGCCCGCGGTGGACCGCATCAAGGGCGACATCCGCTTCGAGAACGCGGGCATGGACATCCGCGCGCGGGAGGCATTCATCTACGCGAGCCGGGCGCGCAGTGTGCGGGCCGCCATCGCCGACTTCGGCGCCAATCCCCCGGTCCTGATGATCGACGGCGACCTGGACACCACCGGCGTGGACAGCGTGCGGTTCCTGCGCGAGACGCCGCTGGCCGACGGCCCGGGTGCGTTCACGCGCACGGTGTCGATCGAGGGGCCGGCGCGGCTGAAGCTCAATCTCGCCTGGCCATTGAGCGGCCCGGAGCGGTTCCGGGTGGCCGGCGAATACGCGTTTGCGGGTGCAACCGCGAGCGTGGGCAGGAACCTCCTCCTGACCGGCGTCCGCGGCTCCCTTTCCTTCACCGAGAAGAGCGTGCGTGCCCCGGAGCTCACCGGGTCGATGTTCGGGCAACCGGCCTCGCTGCGCCTGGCCACGCAACCCGACGGCTCCGTGCTCACGCAACTGGACGGGCGGATGGGTGCCGCCGTCCTCGGCACGTTCATTCCGGATTCGTTCGCGCGGCGCTTTGCCGGGGCCGCCGAGTGGAAGGCGAAGCTGGTCTCGGGGGAGGACGGCTCGGAGCTCCGGGTCGAGTCCACGCTGAAGGGACTGGCGATCGGGCTGCCCGAACCCTTCGCCAAGCTGGCCGACGAGCCGCGCGCGCTGGCCGTGTCGATCCGGCGGCTGGGGACCGCCAGTGAGGAAACGGTGGCGACGCTGGAAGGCGGCATCCACGCGCGCATCGGTCGCAGCGAGGTGGGTGGCGCGGGGCAGTGGAACGCGGCGCTCAAGTTCGGCGCTCCGGTCACGAACGAGCCGGTGCGCGAGGGCCTGTGGGTCTATGGAAGCGTGAACCGATTCGACCTGGACGCCTGGCGCGAGGCGCTCGCCGTCCCGGCCGCCCCGGATTCGCCTGCGAGTGCGGCGCTCGAGTTGCGCGGGCTCGACCTGCAGTTCGGACAACTGCGCTACACGGGTCGGGATCTCGCGCAGATGGCGGTCCGCCTGCAGCGGGAGGCGGGCGCCTGGCGCGGCACGCTCGCCAGTCCCACGATCGCGGGGGAAGTGCGCTTCGAGTCGCAGGGCAAGGGCCGCGTCCAGGCAAGGCTCACGCGTTTCTTCATCGGAACCGGGACGTCGGGGTCGGCGGGCCCCGAACCGGCGCCCGCCGCGGTGCAGGACGACCTGCCGGCCCTGGACATCGTGGCCGAACGCTTCGATTTCCGCGGCCGCCAGCTGGGGCGCCTGGAGATGCTGGCGCACCCCGATGGCGCGGAATGGCGCATCGACCGCCTCGACATCGCCAACGAGCATTCGCGCTTCGCCTCCAGCGGCGTGTGGCGGCGGACCGCGACCGGGTCGCTCACGCAGCTGGACCTGAAGCTCGAGTCCCGCAACCTGCACTCGCTCCTCGAGCAGTTCGGTTATGGCCAGTTCGTGAACCGCGGCGAGGCGAAGCTCGAGGGCCTGCTCGTTTGGCCCGGATATCCGTACGAGTTCTCGCCGGGGGTGCTCTCCGGGCGCTTCAAGGTGGAGGCGGCGAAGGGCCAGTTCGCCAGGATCGAGCCGGGGGCCGGAAAGCTCCTCGGCCTGCTTTCGCTGCAGTCGATCCCCCGGCGCATCACGCTCGACTTCGGGGACATCTTCAGCGAGGGCTTCGCCTTCGACCGCATCGCGGGAGACGTGCGGGTCGCGCGCGGCATCCTCCTCACGAAGGATTTCGAGATCGACGGGCCCTCCGCGCGGGTCACCATGGCGGGCGAGGCGTCGCTGCCGATGGAGACGCAACACCTGACCGTGAAGGTGGTGCCGGAGGTGGGCGAGGGCGTGGCGATCGCGGCCACGTTCCTGGGCACGCCGGTTCTGGGTCTCACCACGCTCATCTTGCAGAAACTGCTGAAGAACCCCCTGGGGTACGTGGTGTCGTACCAATACCTGGTGACGGGCTCGTGGGATAATCCGACCGTCACGCAACTCGGGGCGGCGCCGTCGCCACAGGCCGCGCCGGCACCCGAAGCCCCGAAATGA